Proteins from one Anthonomus grandis grandis chromosome 8, icAntGran1.3, whole genome shotgun sequence genomic window:
- the LOC126739909 gene encoding facilitated trehalose transporter Tret1-like yields the protein MKINRLKQLVPQVIATFLATFMAASDGMTFAWTSPMIPYFKSNETHIVMTDNDIEWMETIGLLGAAFGLPFTILGVNRLGRKPSLIISAIFGCVCWIGMLTAESVAVLLAAKFISGMAGDMCFVAAPMYVAEIANPDIRGFLSALIFVMMLVGILTMYTVGSLAPYSAAPLVGIALTTCQAVLFLFMPESPYYLVYVNKKEEARKCLVRLRGAEADIDSEIYEIEKAVERQKTEKGRPQDLILIESNRRAFFIMLILNGLQHFVGFSAILMNLHVILDEAGSVYINSSTAAIIFAAIMLLSGIVASVIIDKFGRKKLLIASSVSTGVILTVVAVYFNLKHLQHDVRHVSWIPAVGIMIYAATFKLGLGLVPIVVTAEIFPTTVKGIGMTLADLIYVVSSLLSIVSYTSLFQNYGMHAPFYLFTVCAFFSSAIIYYYVPETKGKTLDEIQLMLKGLKPGDI from the coding sequence CCACATTTATGGCAGCATCAGATGGCATGACCTTCGCCTGGACCTCTCCAATGATTCCATATTTCAAAAGTAACGAAACCCACATCGTAATGACCGATAACGATATAGAATGGATGGAAACTATTGGTCTCCTGGGTGCAGCCTTTGGTCTACCATTCACGATCTTAGGAGTAAACCGTTTAGGGAGAAAACCGTCTCTAATTATATCGGCGATATTTGGTTGCGTTTGTTGGATTGGTATGTTAACAGCTGAGAGTGTGGCTGTTTTACTTGCGGCCAAGTTTATTTCTGGGATGGCTGGTGATATGTGTTTTGTGGCAGCCCCGATGTATGTAGCTGAGATAGCAAATCCTGACATCAGAGGTTTTTTGTCAGCATTAATATTCGTTATGATGCTTGTGGGAATTTTAACGATGTACACGGTGGGGTCTTTGGCTCCTTATAGTGCAGCACCTTTGGTGGGAATCGCATTAACCACATGCCAAGCggttttgtttctttttatgcCAGAATCACCATATTACTTggtatatgtaaataaaaaagaggAAGCAAGGAAGTGCTTAGTGCGCCTACGAGGAGCTGAGGCTGATATTGACAGTGAAATTTATGAAATCGAAAAAGCTGTAGAAagacaaaaaactgaaaaaggaCGACCACAGGACTTAATACTTATTGAAAGTAATAGACGTGCCTTCTTTATTATGCTTATCCTTAATGGTTTGCAGCATTTTGTTGGTTTTAGTGCCATTTTAATGAACCTTCATGTAATCCTGGATGAGGCAGGGTCGGTGTACATAAACTCTTCTACAGCGGCAATTATATTTGCTGCCATTATGCTTCTATCTGGAATAGTGGCTTCAgtgataattgacaaatttgggaggaaaaaattacttattgcaTCAAGTGTATCAACTGGAGTCATATTAACTGTAGTGGCAGTATATTTTAACTTGAAACATTTACAGCACGACGTGCGTCATGTCAGTTGGATTCCTGCGGTTGGTATCATGATTTACGCAGCAACTTTTAAGCTGGGCTTAGGATTAGTTCCTATTGTTGTTACTGCCGAAATATTTCCCACTACGGTTAAAGGCATAGGAATGACTTTAGCTGATCTTATTTATGTTGTATCATCGCTACTCTCCATCGTATCATACACCTCATTATTTCAGAATTACGGTATGCATGCgcccttttatttatttactgtatGTGCCTTTTTTTCTTCGgcgattatttattattatgttccAGAGACTAAGGGCAAGACTCTGGATGAAATTCAGTTAATGCTTAAGGGTTTAAAACCTGGAGATATTTAG